Proteins encoded in a region of the Excalfactoria chinensis isolate bCotChi1 chromosome 16, bCotChi1.hap2, whole genome shotgun sequence genome:
- the LOC140259606 gene encoding pleckstrin homology domain-containing family A member 4-like, which translates to MPCAQPCRPVPRVHTFGKGEQAMRRDPHIPPTMRGWLHKQDSSGLRLWKRRWFVLVDLCLYYYRDSSEQRVRGGLPLPGYRIRVLAPNTGTPHFLFTVEHPGMRSYVLGADSSQELGAWMCSLQQSASPLGGPTPPRPALPSTPAPEEAPPLRGQLRPSVAMTNQQLTAPAGGGLKDANEGTAANQEPTSPREPPDWLLASGGTQAATNEVSLWPWEQSIVGSRELEGGREGVANGMARQPIRITLLHASF; encoded by the exons CCGCCCTGTGCCGAGGGTCCACACTTTTGGAAAGGGGGAGCAAGCAATGCGGAGGgacccccacatcccccccacCATGCGGGGCTGGCTGCACAAgcag GACAGCTCAGGGCTGAGGCTCTGGAAGCGGCGTTGGTTTGTGCTGGTTGATCTCTGCCTTTACTACTACAGGG ACAGCAGCGAGCAACGAGTCCGGGGGGGGCTCCCCCTGCCCGGCTACAGGATCCGTGTCCTGGCCCCCAACACCGGCACTCCTCACTTCCTCTTCACG GTGGAGCACCCCGGGATGCGGAGCTACGTGCTGGGGGCTgacagcagccaggagctggggGCGTGGATGTGCAGTTTGCAACAGTCTGCTTCACCCCTGGGGGG CCCCacgccgccccgccccgcgctcccGAGCACGCCCGCCCCGGAGGAAGCCCCGCCCCTTCGCGGTCAGCTCCGCCCCTCCGTGGCAATGACCAATCAGCAGCTGACAGCGCCGGCCGGCGGAGGGCTTAAGGATGCAAATGAAGGCACTGCAGCCAATCAAGAACCGACTTCTCCACGAGAGCCCCCTGATTGGCTGCTAGCATCTGGAGGCACGCAGGCGGCAACCAATGAGGTCTCTCTGTGGCCGTGGGAACAAAGCATTGTGGGTAGCCGCGAGCTCGAGGGTGGGCGAGAAGGCGTGGCCAACGGGATGGCGAGGCAGCCAATCAGAATCACCTTGCTGCACGCCAGCTTCTGA